A stretch of Gorilla gorilla gorilla isolate KB3781 chromosome 9, NHGRI_mGorGor1-v2.1_pri, whole genome shotgun sequence DNA encodes these proteins:
- the PHLDB1 gene encoding pleckstrin homology-like domain family B member 1 isoform X27, which yields MCAWRAKAAAERTPARPGGPLATAMHRLGRGRGRPPGTQELWSLRTMDAVNRNQTGPGCKTQTVVQKGPLDLIETGKGLKVQTDKPHLVSLGSGRLSTAITLLPLEEGRTVIGSAARDISLQGPGLAPEHCYIENLRGTLTLYPCGNACTIDGLPVRQPTRLTQGCMLCLGQSTFLRFNHPAEAKWMKSMIPTGGRAPGPPYSPVPAESESLVNGNHTPQTATRGPSACASHSSLVSSIEKDLQEIMDSLVLEEPGAAGKKPAATSPLSPMANGGRYLLSPPTSPGAMSVGSSYENTSPAFSPLSSPASSGSCASHSPSGQEPGPSVPPLVPARSSSYHLALQPPQSRPSGARSESPRLSRKGGHERPPSPGLRGLLTDSPAATVLAEARRATESPRLGGQLPVVAISLSEYPASGALSQPTSIPGSPKFQPPVPAPRNKIGTLQDRPPSPFREPPGSERVLTTSPSRQLVGRTFSDGLATRTLQPPESPRLGRRGLDSMRELPPLSPSLSRRALSPLPTRTTPDPKLNREVAESPRPRRWAAHGASPEDFSLTLGARGRRTRSPSPTLGESLAPRKGSFSGRLSPAYSLGSLTGASPCQSPCVQRKLSSGDLRVPVTRERKNSITEISDNEDDLLEYHRRQRQERLREQEMERLERQRLETILNLCAEYSRADGGPEAGELPSIGEATAALALAGRRPSRGLAGASGRSSEEPGVATQRLWESMERSDEENLKEECSSTESTQQEHEDAPSTKLQGEVLALEEERAQVLGRVEQLKVRVKELEQQLQESAREAEMERALLQGEREAERALLQKEQKAVDQLQEKLVALETGIQKERDKEAEALETETKLFEDLEFQQLERESRVEEERELAGQGLLRSKAELLRSIAKRKERLAVLDSQAGQIRAQAVQESERLARDKNASLQLLQKEKEKLTVLERRYHSLTGGRPFPKTTSTLKEVYRTKMDGEATSPLPRTRSGPLPSSSGSSSSSSQLSVATLGRSPSPKSALLTQNGTGSLPRNLAATLQDIETKRQLALQQKVESLPAEPLPTDDPAGQQVIEEQRRRLAELKQKAAAEAQCQWDALHGAAPFPAGPSGFPPLMHHSILHHLPAGRERGEEGEHAYDTLSLESSDSMETSISTGGNSACSPDNMSSASGLDMGKIEEMEKMLKEAHAEKNRLMESREREMELRRQALEEERRRREQVERRLQSESARRQQLVEKEVKMREKQFSQARPLTRYLPIRKEDFDLKTHIESSGHGVDTCLHVVLSSKVCRGYLVKMGGKIKSWKKRWFVFDRLKRTLSYYVDKHETKLKGVIYFQAIEEVYYDHLRSAAKSPNPALTFCVKTHDRLYYMVAPSAEAMRIWMDVIVTGAEGYTQFMN from the exons GGAGGACGGTGATTGGCTCTGCAGCCAGAGACATCTCACTACAGGGCCCAGGCCTGGCTCCAGAGCACTGCTACATCGAGAACCTGCGGGGCACCCTCACCCTCTACCCCTGTGGCAATGCCTGCACTATTGATGGGCTCCCTGTCCGGCAGCCCACCCGGCTCACTCAGG GCTGCATGTTGTGCCTGGGTCAGTCCACCTTCCTTCGCTTTAACCACCCGGCTGAAGCCAAGTGGATGAAAAGCATGATTCCAACAGGGGGCCGAGCCCCTGGGCCCCCCTACAGCCCTGTTCCTG CAGAATCAGAAAGTCTGGTAAATGGGAACCACACCCCACAGACTGCAACACGGGGACCCTCTGCCTGTGCCAGCCACAGTTCCCTGGTGAGCTCTATTGAGAAGGACCTGCAAGAGATCATGGACTCACTGGTGCTAGAGGAGCCTGGAGCTGCTGGCAAGAAGCCTGCCGCAACCTCTCCACTGTCGCCGATGGCTAACGGTGGGCGCTACCTGCTGTCTCCCCCAACCAGCCCCGGCGCCATGTCTGTGGGCTCCAGCTATGAGAACACCTCTCCAGCCTTCTCTCCACTCTCTTCACCAGCCAGCAGTGGAAGCTGTGCCAGTCACTCACCCAGTGGGCAAGAGCCAGGACCTTCTGTGCCCCCGCTGGTACCTGCCCGTTCCTCCAGCTACCATCTGGCCCTACAGCCCCCACAGTCCCGCCCAAGTGGTGCTCGCTCCGAGAGTCCTCGGCTGAGCAGGAAAGGGGGCCATGAGAGGcctcccagccctggcctccGGGGTCTGCTGACAGACAGCCCTGCAGCTACTGTCTTGGCGGAGGCCCGGAGAGCCACTGAGAGCCCCCGGCTGGGTGGGCAGCTGCCTGTGGTGGCCATCAGCCTGAGTGAATACCCAGCTTCTGGTGCTCTCAGTCAACCCACCAGCATTCCTGGCAGCCCCAAGTTTCAGCCTCCAGTCCCTGCTCCCCGAAACAAGATTGGCACACTCCAGGACCGCCCTCCCAGCCCTTTCCGTGAGCCTCCAGGCAGTGAGCGGGTGCTAACAACCAGCCCCTCACGCCAACTGGTGGGCCGAACATTTTCAGATGGGTTAGCCACCCGTACCCTGCAGCCTCCTGAGAGTCCCCGCCTGGGCCGGCGGGGCCTGGACAGTATGCGAGAACTACCCCCCTTAAGTCCGTCTCTGTCCCGGCGAGCTCTCTCCCCCCTGCCCACCCGGACCACCCCAGATCCCAAGCTAAACAGGGAAGTGGCAGAGAGTCCTCGGCCCCGGCGCTGGGCAGCCCATGGGGCTTCACCAGAGGACTTCTCCCTGACGCTGGGGGCACGGGGCCGTAGGACACGGAGCCCCTCACCCACACTGGGTGAGTCTCTGGCACCCCGCAAGGGCAGCTTCAGTGGCAGGCTGAGCCCAGCCTACAGTCTGGGCTCTCTTACTGGGGCTTCACCCTGCCAGAGTCCCTGTGTCCAGAGGAAGCTCTCCAGCGGGGACTTGCGGGTGCCTGTCACAAGGGAGCGGAAAAATAGCATCACAGAGATCAGTGACAATGAGGACGACCTCCTGGAGTACCACCGGCGACAGCGCCAAGAGCGGCTCCGGGAGCAGGAGATGGAGAGGCTG GAACGCCAGCGCCTGGAGACCATCCTGAACCTGTGTGCCGAATACAGCCGGGCTGATGGGGGACCTGAGGCTGGGGAGCTTCCCAGCATTGGGGAGGCCACCGCAGCATTGGCACTGGCAGGCAGGAGGCCCTCACGAGGCCTTGCAGGGGCCTCTGGGCGGAGCAGCGAGGAGCCTGGAGTTGCCACCCAACGCCTATGGGAGAGTATGGAGCGCTCAGATGAGGAAAATCTCAAGGAGGAGTGCAGCAGCACTGAGAGCACCCAGCAGGAG CACGAAGATGCACCTAGCACCAAGCTCCAGGGAGAGGTGCTAGCCTTGGAAGAAGAGCGGGCTCAGGTGCTGGGGCGCGTGGAGCAGCTCAAGGTCCGTGTGAAGGAGCTAGAGCAGCAGCTGCAGGAGTCAGCCCGAGAG GCCGAAATGGAGCGGGCACTgctgcagggagagagggaggcagagcgGGCACTGCTGCAGAAGGAGCAGAAGGCAGTGGATCAGCTGCAGGAGAAGCTGGTGGCCTTGGAGACAGGCATCCAGAAGGAGAGGGACAAG GAGGCAGAGGCCTTGGAGACTGAGACAAAGCTCTTTGAGGACTTGGAGTTCCAGCAGTTGGAGCGGGAGAGCCGCGTGGAGGAGGAGCGCGAGCTGGCCGGCCAGGGGCTGCTCCGGAGCAAGGCTGAGCTGCTCCGCAGCATCGCCAAGAGGAAG GAGCGCCTGGCCGTCCTGGACAGTCAGGCTGGGCAGATCCGGGCTCAGGCCGTGCAGGAGTCAGAACGCCTGGCCCGGGACAAGAATGCCTCCTTACAGCTGCTGCAAAAG GAGAAGGAGAAGCTGACTGTGCTGGAAAGGAGATACCACTCACTCACAGGGGGCAGGCCTTTCCCGAAGACCACATCGACCCTCAAAGAG GTTTACCGCACCAAGATGGATGGCGAGGCCACCAGCCCCCTTCCCCGGACCCGCAGcggccccctcccctcctcctctggctcttcctcctcctcctcccagctcaGCGTGGCTACCCTGGGGCGTAGCCCCTCCCCAAAG AGCGCTCTACTCACCCAGAATGGCACGGGCAGCCTTCCTCGCAACCTGGCAGCCACACTGCAGGACATCGAGACCAAGCGCCAACTAGCTCTGCAGCAGAAGG TCGAGTCGCTTCCCGCCGAGCCCCTCCCAACCGACGACCCAGCAG GACAACAGGTGATTGAAGAGCAGCGGCGGCGACTGGCTGAGCTGAAGCAGAAAGCGGCAGCTGAGGCACAGTGCCAGTGGGATGCCCTTCACGGGGCAGCACCCTTCCCAGCGGGCCCCTCGGGCTTCCCCCCTCTCATGCACCACTCTATCCTACACCACCTGCCTGCGGGGCGGGAGCGTGGGGAGGAGGGTGAGCACGCCTACGATACGCTGAGTCTGGAGAGCTCTGACAGCATGGAGACCAGCATCTCCACCGGGGGCAACTCCGCCTGCTCCCCTGACAACATGTCCAG cGCGAGTGGTCTGGACATGGGGAAGATCGAGGAGATGGAGAAGATGCTGAAAGAGGCTCACGCAGAGAAGAACCGGCTCATGGAGTCGAGG GAGCGGGAGATGGAGCTGCGGCGGCAGGCCCTGGAGGAGGAGCGGCGGAGGCGTGAGCAGGTAGAACGGAGGCTGCAGAGTGAGAGTGCCCGGAGGCAGCAGCTGGTCGAGAAGGAGGTCAAGATGCGGGAGAAACAATTTTCCCAG GCACGACCCCTGACCCGCTACCTGCCAATCCGGAAGGAGGACTTTGACCTGAAGACACATATTGAGTCATCAGGCCATGGTGTTGATACCTGCCTGCACGTGGTGCTCAGCAGCAAG GTCTGCCGTGGCTACTTGGTCAAGATGGGCGGCAAGATTAAATCATGGAAGAAGCGCTGGTTTGTCTTCGACCGGCTCAAGCGCACCCTTTCCTATTATGTGG ACAAGCATGAGACGAAGCTGAAGGGAGTCATCTATTTCCAGGCCATTGAGGAAGTGTACTACGACCACTTGCGCAGTGCAGCCAAG AGCCCGAACCCAGCCCTCACCTTCTGCGTAAAGACCCATGACCGGCTGTACTACATGGTGGCCCCATCTGCAGAGGCCATGCGTATCTGGATGGATGTCATTGTCACAGGGGCTGAGGGCTACACTCAGTTCATGAACTAA
- the PHLDB1 gene encoding pleckstrin homology-like domain family B member 1 isoform X10: MCAWRAKAAAERTPARPGGPLATAMHRLGRGRGRPPGTQELWSLRTMDAVNRNQTGPGCKTQTVVQKGPLDLIETGKGLKVQTDKPHLVSLGSGRLSTAITLLPLEEGRTVIGSAARDISLQGPGLAPEHCYIENLRGTLTLYPCGNACTIDGLPVRQPTRLTQGCMLCLGQSTFLRFNHPAEAKWMKSMIPTGGRAPGPPYSPVPAESESLVNGNHTPQTATRGPSACASHSSLVSSIEKDLQEIMDSLVLEEPGAAGKKPAATSPLSPMANGGRYLLSPPTSPGAMSVGSSYENTSPAFSPLSSPASSGSCASHSPSGQEPGPSVPPLVPARSSSYHLALQPPQSRPSGARSESPRLSRKGGHERPPSPGLRGLLTDSPAATVLAEARRATESPRLGGQLPVVAISLSEYPASGALSQPTSIPGSPKFQPPVPAPRNKIGTLQDRPPSPFREPPGSERVLTTSPSRQLVGRTFSDGLATRTLQPPESPRLGRRGLDSMRELPPLSPSLSRRALSPLPTRTTPDPKLNREVAESPRPRRWAAHGASPEDFSLTLGARGRRTRSPSPTLGESLAPRKGSFSGRLSPAYSLGSLTGASPCQSPCVQRKLSSGDLRVPVTRERKNSITEISDNEDDLLEYHRRQRQERLREQEMERLERQRLETILNLCAEYSRADGGPEAGELPSIGEATAALALAGRRPSRGLAGASGRSSEEPGVATQRLWESMERSDEENLKEECSSTESTQQEHEDAPSTKLQGEVLALEEERAQVLGRVEQLKVRVKELEQQLQESAREAEMERALLQGEREAERALLQKEQKAVDQLQEKLVALETGIQKERDKERAELAAGRRHLEARQALYAELQTQLDNCPESVREQLQEQLRREAEALETETKLFEDLEFQQLERESRVEEERELAGQGLLRSKAELLRSIAKRKERLAVLDSQAGQIRAQAVQESERLARDKNASLQLLQKEKEKLTVLERRYHSLTGGRPFPKTTSTLKEAELLISESSEMGLGTKALGLFPGSSQAGASSVSLTPPASTLLCPKAQEMEKLLLPAVDLEQWYQELMAGLGTGPAAASPHSSPPPLPAKASRQLQVYRTKMDGEATSPLPRTRSGPLPSSSGSSSSSSQLSVATLGRSPSPKSALLTQNGTGSLPRNLAATLQDIETKRQLALQQKVESLPAEPLPTDDPAGQQVIEEQRRRLAELKQKAAAEAQCQWDALHGAAPFPAGPSGFPPLMHHSILHHLPAGRERGEEGEHAYDTLSLESSDSMETSISTGGNSACSPDNMSSASGLDMGKIEEMEKMLKEAHAEKNRLMESREREMELRRQALEEERRRREQVERRLQSESARRQQLVEKEVKMREKQFSQARPLTRYLPIRKEDFDLKTHIESSGHGVDTCLHVVLSSKVCRGYLVKMGGKIKSWKKRWFVFDRLKRTLSYYVDKHETKLKGVIYFQAIEEVYYDHLRSAAKKRFFRFTMVTESPNPALTFCVKTHDRLYYMVAPSAEAMRIWMDVIVTGAEGYTQFMN, translated from the exons GGAGGACGGTGATTGGCTCTGCAGCCAGAGACATCTCACTACAGGGCCCAGGCCTGGCTCCAGAGCACTGCTACATCGAGAACCTGCGGGGCACCCTCACCCTCTACCCCTGTGGCAATGCCTGCACTATTGATGGGCTCCCTGTCCGGCAGCCCACCCGGCTCACTCAGG GCTGCATGTTGTGCCTGGGTCAGTCCACCTTCCTTCGCTTTAACCACCCGGCTGAAGCCAAGTGGATGAAAAGCATGATTCCAACAGGGGGCCGAGCCCCTGGGCCCCCCTACAGCCCTGTTCCTG CAGAATCAGAAAGTCTGGTAAATGGGAACCACACCCCACAGACTGCAACACGGGGACCCTCTGCCTGTGCCAGCCACAGTTCCCTGGTGAGCTCTATTGAGAAGGACCTGCAAGAGATCATGGACTCACTGGTGCTAGAGGAGCCTGGAGCTGCTGGCAAGAAGCCTGCCGCAACCTCTCCACTGTCGCCGATGGCTAACGGTGGGCGCTACCTGCTGTCTCCCCCAACCAGCCCCGGCGCCATGTCTGTGGGCTCCAGCTATGAGAACACCTCTCCAGCCTTCTCTCCACTCTCTTCACCAGCCAGCAGTGGAAGCTGTGCCAGTCACTCACCCAGTGGGCAAGAGCCAGGACCTTCTGTGCCCCCGCTGGTACCTGCCCGTTCCTCCAGCTACCATCTGGCCCTACAGCCCCCACAGTCCCGCCCAAGTGGTGCTCGCTCCGAGAGTCCTCGGCTGAGCAGGAAAGGGGGCCATGAGAGGcctcccagccctggcctccGGGGTCTGCTGACAGACAGCCCTGCAGCTACTGTCTTGGCGGAGGCCCGGAGAGCCACTGAGAGCCCCCGGCTGGGTGGGCAGCTGCCTGTGGTGGCCATCAGCCTGAGTGAATACCCAGCTTCTGGTGCTCTCAGTCAACCCACCAGCATTCCTGGCAGCCCCAAGTTTCAGCCTCCAGTCCCTGCTCCCCGAAACAAGATTGGCACACTCCAGGACCGCCCTCCCAGCCCTTTCCGTGAGCCTCCAGGCAGTGAGCGGGTGCTAACAACCAGCCCCTCACGCCAACTGGTGGGCCGAACATTTTCAGATGGGTTAGCCACCCGTACCCTGCAGCCTCCTGAGAGTCCCCGCCTGGGCCGGCGGGGCCTGGACAGTATGCGAGAACTACCCCCCTTAAGTCCGTCTCTGTCCCGGCGAGCTCTCTCCCCCCTGCCCACCCGGACCACCCCAGATCCCAAGCTAAACAGGGAAGTGGCAGAGAGTCCTCGGCCCCGGCGCTGGGCAGCCCATGGGGCTTCACCAGAGGACTTCTCCCTGACGCTGGGGGCACGGGGCCGTAGGACACGGAGCCCCTCACCCACACTGGGTGAGTCTCTGGCACCCCGCAAGGGCAGCTTCAGTGGCAGGCTGAGCCCAGCCTACAGTCTGGGCTCTCTTACTGGGGCTTCACCCTGCCAGAGTCCCTGTGTCCAGAGGAAGCTCTCCAGCGGGGACTTGCGGGTGCCTGTCACAAGGGAGCGGAAAAATAGCATCACAGAGATCAGTGACAATGAGGACGACCTCCTGGAGTACCACCGGCGACAGCGCCAAGAGCGGCTCCGGGAGCAGGAGATGGAGAGGCTG GAACGCCAGCGCCTGGAGACCATCCTGAACCTGTGTGCCGAATACAGCCGGGCTGATGGGGGACCTGAGGCTGGGGAGCTTCCCAGCATTGGGGAGGCCACCGCAGCATTGGCACTGGCAGGCAGGAGGCCCTCACGAGGCCTTGCAGGGGCCTCTGGGCGGAGCAGCGAGGAGCCTGGAGTTGCCACCCAACGCCTATGGGAGAGTATGGAGCGCTCAGATGAGGAAAATCTCAAGGAGGAGTGCAGCAGCACTGAGAGCACCCAGCAGGAG CACGAAGATGCACCTAGCACCAAGCTCCAGGGAGAGGTGCTAGCCTTGGAAGAAGAGCGGGCTCAGGTGCTGGGGCGCGTGGAGCAGCTCAAGGTCCGTGTGAAGGAGCTAGAGCAGCAGCTGCAGGAGTCAGCCCGAGAG GCCGAAATGGAGCGGGCACTgctgcagggagagagggaggcagagcgGGCACTGCTGCAGAAGGAGCAGAAGGCAGTGGATCAGCTGCAGGAGAAGCTGGTGGCCTTGGAGACAGGCATCCAGAAGGAGAGGGACAAG GAGAGGGCGGAGCTGGCCGCGGGACGGAGGCACCTGGAGGCCCGCCAGGCGCTCTACGCCGAGCTCCAGACGCAGCTCGATAACTGCCCCGAGTCAGTGCGGGAACAGTTACAGGAGCAGCTAAGAAGG GAGGCAGAGGCCTTGGAGACTGAGACAAAGCTCTTTGAGGACTTGGAGTTCCAGCAGTTGGAGCGGGAGAGCCGCGTGGAGGAGGAGCGCGAGCTGGCCGGCCAGGGGCTGCTCCGGAGCAAGGCTGAGCTGCTCCGCAGCATCGCCAAGAGGAAG GAGCGCCTGGCCGTCCTGGACAGTCAGGCTGGGCAGATCCGGGCTCAGGCCGTGCAGGAGTCAGAACGCCTGGCCCGGGACAAGAATGCCTCCTTACAGCTGCTGCAAAAG GAGAAGGAGAAGCTGACTGTGCTGGAAAGGAGATACCACTCACTCACAGGGGGCAGGCCTTTCCCGAAGACCACATCGACCCTCAAAGAG GCCGAGCTGCTCATCTCCGAGTCCTCAGAGATGGGGCTGGGGACTAAGGCTCTGGGCCTTTTCCCAGGGTCTTCTCAGGCTGGGGCCTCCTCTGTCTCTTTAACCCCACCTGCTTCCACTCTTCTctgccccaaagcacaagag ATGGAGAAGCTGCTGCTCCCTGCTGTAGACTTAGAGCAGTGGTACCAGGAGCTGATGGCCGGGCTGGGGACTGGCCCCGCTGCAGCCTCCCCTCACTCTTCTCCCCCGCCTCTGCCCGCCAAAGCTTCCCGTCAGCTGCAG GTTTACCGCACCAAGATGGATGGCGAGGCCACCAGCCCCCTTCCCCGGACCCGCAGcggccccctcccctcctcctctggctcttcctcctcctcctcccagctcaGCGTGGCTACCCTGGGGCGTAGCCCCTCCCCAAAG AGCGCTCTACTCACCCAGAATGGCACGGGCAGCCTTCCTCGCAACCTGGCAGCCACACTGCAGGACATCGAGACCAAGCGCCAACTAGCTCTGCAGCAGAAGG TCGAGTCGCTTCCCGCCGAGCCCCTCCCAACCGACGACCCAGCAG GACAACAGGTGATTGAAGAGCAGCGGCGGCGACTGGCTGAGCTGAAGCAGAAAGCGGCAGCTGAGGCACAGTGCCAGTGGGATGCCCTTCACGGGGCAGCACCCTTCCCAGCGGGCCCCTCGGGCTTCCCCCCTCTCATGCACCACTCTATCCTACACCACCTGCCTGCGGGGCGGGAGCGTGGGGAGGAGGGTGAGCACGCCTACGATACGCTGAGTCTGGAGAGCTCTGACAGCATGGAGACCAGCATCTCCACCGGGGGCAACTCCGCCTGCTCCCCTGACAACATGTCCAG cGCGAGTGGTCTGGACATGGGGAAGATCGAGGAGATGGAGAAGATGCTGAAAGAGGCTCACGCAGAGAAGAACCGGCTCATGGAGTCGAGG GAGCGGGAGATGGAGCTGCGGCGGCAGGCCCTGGAGGAGGAGCGGCGGAGGCGTGAGCAGGTAGAACGGAGGCTGCAGAGTGAGAGTGCCCGGAGGCAGCAGCTGGTCGAGAAGGAGGTCAAGATGCGGGAGAAACAATTTTCCCAG GCACGACCCCTGACCCGCTACCTGCCAATCCGGAAGGAGGACTTTGACCTGAAGACACATATTGAGTCATCAGGCCATGGTGTTGATACCTGCCTGCACGTGGTGCTCAGCAGCAAG GTCTGCCGTGGCTACTTGGTCAAGATGGGCGGCAAGATTAAATCATGGAAGAAGCGCTGGTTTGTCTTCGACCGGCTCAAGCGCACCCTTTCCTATTATGTGG ACAAGCATGAGACGAAGCTGAAGGGAGTCATCTATTTCCAGGCCATTGAGGAAGTGTACTACGACCACTTGCGCAGTGCAGCCAAG aaGAGGTTTTTCCGCTTCACTATGGTGACTGAG AGCCCGAACCCAGCCCTCACCTTCTGCGTAAAGACCCATGACCGGCTGTACTACATGGTGGCCCCATCTGCAGAGGCCATGCGTATCTGGATGGATGTCATTGTCACAGGGGCTGAGGGCTACACTCAGTTCATGAACTAA